A stretch of the Aspergillus puulaauensis MK2 DNA, chromosome 6, nearly complete sequence genome encodes the following:
- a CDS encoding hexose transporter protein (COG:E;~EggNog:ENOG410PJ7Z;~InterPro:IPR005828,IPR003663,IPR036259,IPR020846;~PFAM:PF00083,PF07690;~TransMembrane:12 (i28-46o66-87i99-122o128-149i156-177o192-209i278-301o317-338i345-367o379-403i415-432o444-464i);~go_component: GO:0016020 - membrane [Evidence IEA];~go_component: GO:0016021 - integral component of membrane [Evidence IEA];~go_function: GO:0022857 - transmembrane transporter activity [Evidence IEA];~go_process: GO:0055085 - transmembrane transport [Evidence IEA]), whose translation MGSDTFELAGRQFPRVTWWKNPGMRKTYICLMFVVLTSATNGYDGSMMNGLQTLKPWQEYFNHPSGSLLGILNAIMSLGSIAALPVVPYAADLLGRRMGILIGCAVMLLGVVLGSISINFGMLLASRFFIGFGVAIAHGASPLLVTELVHTQHRAVFTTIYNTTWYLGAIVAAWLTFGTNNIQNNWSWRTPTIVQAAPSVLQVFFVWFVPESPRFLMYKGKPEAALKVLADCHANGDQHDEVIQLQMQEIQETLRLEKEFESNSWLELFRTKGNRHRMIILISAGFFSQWSGNGLVSYYIVKILTNIGYTDPVEQNLINGCLQIMNFIVAFAMCFFVEKIGRRKLFLISTAGMLVAFIVWTICSARYDTQHNTAAANAVIAMIYLYYLFYNIAWSGLLVSYTVEILPYTLRAKGMTVMWFCIDAALAFNQYVNPVAIDSLGWKYYIFYCVWLGVELTVVWFYYIETRNTPLEEIAKYFDGDNAMVGGAAGTEKARELSSAIHVEETVVETNVQKA comes from the exons ATGGGCTCCGACACGTTCGAGCTTGCGGGGAGGCAGTTTCCGCGGGTGACCTGGTGGAAGAATCCAGGCATGCGAAAGACCTATATCTGCCTCATGTTTGTTGTCTTGACCTCG GCTACAAATGGATACGACGGCTCAATGATGAACGGCTTGCAGACCTTGAAACCGTGGCAAGAGTACTTCAATCACCCCAGCGGATCGCTTCTGGGAATCCTGAACGCCATCATGTCCCTGGGGTCCATTGCAGCCCTTCCCGTTGTACCGTATGCTGCTGATCTACTGGGTCGTCGGATGGGAATATTGATTGGATGCGCGGTTAT GCTCCTAGGAGTTGTCCTGGGGAGCATCAGTATCAACTTCGGAATGCTTCTAGCAAGTCGCTTCTTTATCGGGTTCGGCGTCGCCATCGCCCATGGGGCGTCTCCTTTGTTGGTTACAGAGCTGGTCCACACTCAGCACCGTGCGGTGTTCACTACCATTTACAACA CAACGTGGTACCTGGGTGCCATTGTCGCCGCATGGCTCACCTTTGGCACGAATAACATCCAAAACAACTGGTCGTGGAGAACGCCGACCATTGTGCAGGCTGCGCCCTCTGTGCTACAGGTATTCTTCGTCTGGTTCGTCCCAGAGTCTCCGCGCTTCCTTATGTACAAGGGGAAACCCGAGGCGGCCCTCAAGGTCCTGGCTGACTGCCACGCAAACGGCGACCAACACGACGAGGTGATTCAACTGCAAATGCAGGAGATCCAGGAGACACTTCGGCTAGAGAAAGAGTTTGAGAGCAATTCCTGGCTGGAGCTGTTCCGAACCAAGGGCAATCGCCATCGCATGATTATTTTAATCTCCGCCGGCTTCTTCTCGCAGTGGTCTGGCAACGGGCTGGTCTCGTACTATATCGTCAAGATCCTGACGAACATTGGCTACACCGACCCGGTCGAGCAGAACTTGATCAACGGCTGCCTCCAGATCATGAATTTCATTGTCGCCTTTGCAATGTGTTTCTTCGTGGAGAAGATCGGGCGGCGCAAGCTCTTCCTGATCTCGACCGCTGGCATGCTGGTGGCGTTTATTGTGTGGACGATCTGCTCTGCTCGATACGACACGCAGCACAACACGGCGGCCGCAAACGCCGTCATCGCTATGATCTACCTCTACTATCTCTTCTACAACATTGCCTGGTCCGGCCTGCTCGTTAGTTACACGGTGGAGATCTTGCCCTACACTCTTCGCGCCAAGGGCATGACTGTGATGTGGTTCTGCATTGACGCTGCTC TGGCCTTTAACCAATACGTCAATCCTGTTGCAATCGACAGCCTCGGCTGGAAATACTATATCTTCTACTGTGTATGGCTTGGTGTGGAGCTCACCGTCGTATGGTTCTACTACATCGAGACGCGCAACACCCCGCTCGAGGAGATTGCGAAGTATTTCGACGGCGACAATGCAATGGTTGGGGGTGCAGCAGGCACGGAGAAAGCACGGGAGCTATCTTCCGCGATCCACGTTGAGGAGACTGTCGTGGAGACCAACGTACAGAAAGCATGA
- a CDS encoding uncharacterized protein (COG:S;~EggNog:ENOG410PZ7N) → MTAALTTPASAAHGCNKNTVSGPVVRYQVRSSDKVPDIPGICGGLWDNMKRFGECASASNTWCGDVDDGYLGWDFTSFVGCSDGMVSSTWYEATRNQWGHIDCST, encoded by the coding sequence ATGACCGCCGCTCtcacaaccccagcatccGCAGCCCATGGATGCAATAAAAATACCGTTTCAGGCCCCGTTGTCCGGTACCAGGTTCGGTCATCCGATAAAGTGCCCGATATCCCCGGAATCTGCGGCGGTCTCTGGGACAACATGAAGCGCTTTGGCGAATGTGCTTCCGCTTCGAATACCTGGTGTGGTGATGTAGATGATGGATACCTTGGATGGGACTTTACTTCTTTTGTTGGCTGCAGTGATGGCATGGTTTCTTCTACCTGGTACGAGGCGACCCGCAACCAATGGGGTCATATTGATTGTTCgacttga
- a CDS encoding uncharacterized protein (COG:S;~EggNog:ENOG410PZ7N;~SECRETED:SignalP(1-21)) — translation MKGFVGTSLLALAAFSASASAASNCESEKIMAFVWRYHVKSTDSVPDIPGICGGLWDNLKRFGECGTASNTWCGDAGDGKLGWDFNVANNCNPGMIESTWYEATRNEYGPVDCVEPE, via the coding sequence ATGAAGGGCTTCGTTGGAACCAGCCTCCTGGCACTTGCCGCCTTTTCAGCTTCAGCAAGTGCAGCCTCCAATTGCGAGTCCGAGAAGATCATGGCTTTTGTTTGGCGATACCACGTCAAATCGACCGACAGCGTACCTGATATTCCGGGAATCTGTGGCGGTCTCTGGGATAACCTGAAGCGCTTTGGTGAATGCGGCACGGCCTCGAATACTTGGTGTGGGGATGCTGGTGATGGAAAACTCGGATGGGACTTTAATGTGGCAAACAATTGCAATCCTGGCATGATCGAGTCTACATGGTATGAGGCAACTCGTAACGAATATGGTCCGGTTGACTGCGTTGAGCCGGAGTGA
- a CDS encoding uncharacterized protein (COG:S;~EggNog:ENOG410PX3F;~SECRETED:SignalP(1-17)), whose protein sequence is MFIKSLLALAMASTAIAGENNIKFLYTASNFIGIQDSGSGSTSGFTLFDNDNNILFNSANPIGYSPCTRDTNHLHITSDCWEGTYDFSCGSSFSGMPGACSVYAPDGSETKGEADNDLTFIGIASGQDGTCSGTIKTTSEGECTKDSLVKIERRYQGKYTGDR, encoded by the coding sequence ATGTTCATCAAGTCTCTCCTCGCACTCGCCATGGCCTCGACCGCCATAGCCGGCGAGAACAACATCAAGTTCCTGTACACCGCGTCCAACTTCATTGGAATCCAAGACTCCGGCAGCGGTTCCACCTCTGGCTTCACCCTCTTCGACAACGATAACaacatcctcttcaacagcgCAAACCCCATCGGCTACTCCCCCTGCACGCGCGACACCAACCATCTCCACATTACCTCGGACTGCTGGGAGGGAACCTACGACTTCAGCTGCGGGTCGTCCTTCAGCGGCATGCCCGGTGCATGCAGCGTGTACGCCCCTGATGGATCGGAGACCAAGGGCGAGGCGGACAACGACCTGACCTTCATTGGCATTGCCTCTGGCCAGGACGGCACCTGCAGTGGCACCATTAAGACGACCAGTGAGGGCGAGTGCACGAAGGATAGCCTTGTGAAGATTGAGCGCCGCTACCAAGGAAAGTACACTGGTGACAGATAG